The Nostoc sp. 'Lobaria pulmonaria (5183) cyanobiont' genome window below encodes:
- a CDS encoding DUF1565 domain-containing protein, whose translation MAQIFYVNSVAGSDANPGSQQAPFKTITQALKVATVNTKIQLANGNYNAASGEVFPLTIPSGVTVVGNETNKGNGILIEGSGSYMSRTFAGQNVTFVLLDKAELRGVTVTNLASRGSGVWIESTAPTVANSTFINNKREGVFATGDANPVILGNVFSENAANGIAIAKNSKGQIENNTYFKTGFGIAISDTASPILRDNRIYENRSGIVISGSARPVLRNNVSENNTDDGITVIGTALPDIGSTNNPGGNTLRNNGKFDLQNVSSNKLISLGNKIDASKVTGNIEFADSSVPTPTPTPTPTPTPTPTPTPTPTPTPTPTPTPTPTPTPTPTPTPTPTPTPTPTPTPTIELTDIANHWAGGFIRELVKLGIVNGFPDRTFKPDATMTRAQYAAILVKAFNPPPSRPASKFKDVPADFWASKVIQQAYQGLFLSGFPDNTFSPNKNIQRVQVIVSLVNGLGLSSDGTATIKVFDDQAKIPEYAKDEVVKAIHKEIIVNYPNLKQLNPTRDATRAEVAAIVYQALVDAGRVAAINSSYIVTA comes from the coding sequence ATGGCTCAAATTTTTTACGTAAATTCAGTAGCAGGCAGTGATGCCAACCCAGGTAGCCAACAAGCCCCTTTCAAAACTATTACGCAAGCCCTCAAGGTAGCTACTGTTAATACTAAGATTCAACTAGCAAATGGTAATTACAATGCTGCTAGCGGTGAAGTCTTTCCGTTAACGATTCCATCTGGCGTAACAGTTGTGGGTAATGAAACCAATAAAGGCAATGGCATTTTGATTGAAGGAAGTGGTAGCTATATGAGCCGTACTTTTGCTGGTCAGAATGTCACTTTTGTGCTGCTAGATAAAGCTGAACTGCGGGGAGTGACTGTAACAAATTTGGCTAGCCGTGGTAGTGGTGTCTGGATTGAATCAACTGCCCCTACTGTTGCTAATAGCACCTTCATCAACAATAAGCGGGAGGGAGTATTTGCCACTGGCGATGCTAACCCAGTGATTCTAGGTAATGTGTTCAGTGAGAATGCAGCTAATGGAATTGCGATCGCTAAAAATTCTAAAGGTCAAATTGAAAATAATACCTACTTCAAAACAGGTTTTGGCATTGCCATTAGTGATACTGCATCACCCATCCTTCGAGATAACAGAATTTATGAAAACCGTTCTGGGATAGTCATCTCTGGTAGTGCCCGTCCCGTATTACGTAATAATGTTAGTGAAAATAATACTGATGATGGGATTACAGTGATTGGAACTGCTCTACCGGATATCGGCAGTACCAATAATCCAGGGGGCAATACTCTACGCAATAACGGTAAATTTGATTTGCAAAATGTCAGTTCCAACAAGCTGATTTCTCTAGGAAATAAAATAGATGCGTCTAAAGTTACTGGAAACATAGAGTTTGCAGATAGTTCAGTTCCAACCCCAACCCCAACTCCAACACCAACACCAACACCAACACCAACTCCAACACCAACCCCAACGCCAACTCCAACTCCAACCCCAACTCCAACTCCAACGCCAACACCAACCCCAACCCCAACCCCAACACCAACTCCAACCCCAACACCAACACCAACACCTACTATTGAATTAACCGATATTGCAAATCATTGGGCAGGTGGATTTATTCGGGAATTAGTTAAATTGGGAATAGTTAATGGTTTTCCCGATCGCACATTTAAACCCGATGCGACGATGACACGGGCACAATACGCGGCAATACTGGTAAAAGCTTTCAATCCACCACCAAGCCGTCCGGCGAGCAAATTTAAAGATGTACCAGCAGACTTCTGGGCATCCAAGGTAATTCAGCAGGCATATCAAGGTTTATTTCTCTCTGGTTTTCCCGACAATACCTTTAGTCCCAACAAAAATATCCAGCGCGTGCAAGTAATTGTCTCTTTAGTGAATGGACTGGGGTTATCTAGCGATGGTACGGCAACTATCAAAGTTTTCGATGACCAAGCCAAGATTCCTGAATATGCCAAGGATGAGGTAGTAAAAGCTATACACAAGGAAATTATCGTCAATTACCCAAACCTGAAACAACTCAATCCTACCCGCGATGCTACACGCGCTGAGGTAGCGGCGATAGTGTATCAAGCTTTGGTAGATGCTGGTCGTGTAGCAGCAATCAATTCGTCTTATATAGTGACTGCTTGA
- a CDS encoding SDR family oxidoreductase: protein MRVFVTGATGFIGSAVVQDLINAGHQVLGLSRSDVGDKPLIAAGAQVHRGDLEDLESLHSGAAISDGVIHTAFIHDFSKFQENCEIDRRAIEALGDALAGSNRPLIVTSGISPTSGRLTTEDDVPPSGSSLTPRVSEETAEAAAARGVRVSVVRLPQVHDRDKQGLVTYMITLAREKGISAYVGDGLNRWPAVHRFDAVPLYRLALEKGSAGAKYHAVAEEGVPVREIAEAIGRGLKIPVVAKSPEEAADHFGWLGFFAGMDGPASSALTQQRLGWSPTQKSGLIADLDRASAFGG from the coding sequence ATGCGTGTTTTCGTAACAGGTGCTACCGGCTTTATCGGTTCTGCTGTTGTTCAGGACCTGATTAACGCGGGCCATCAGGTGCTCGGTCTTTCTCGCTCAGATGTGGGTGACAAGCCTCTTATTGCCGCAGGTGCTCAGGTGCATCGAGGTGATCTTGAAGACCTGGAAAGCCTGCACAGTGGAGCCGCGATATCGGATGGCGTGATTCACACTGCGTTTATCCACGACTTCTCGAAATTCCAAGAGAACTGCGAAATTGACAGGCGCGCCATCGAGGCGCTCGGCGACGCGCTCGCGGGATCGAACCGCCCTTTAATCGTCACCTCCGGGATATCCCCCACATCAGGCCGCCTCACCACAGAGGACGATGTGCCTCCTTCCGGCTCTAGCCTGACTCCCAGGGTGTCGGAAGAGACGGCAGAGGCGGCCGCGGCGCGCGGCGTGCGCGTGTCGGTGGTGCGCCTGCCGCAGGTGCATGACCGGGACAAGCAAGGCCTCGTCACCTATATGATCACTCTCGCTCGCGAGAAGGGTATCTCGGCTTATGTCGGCGACGGGCTCAACCGCTGGCCCGCGGTGCACCGGTTTGATGCTGTACCCCTCTACAGGCTGGCGCTTGAGAAGGGATCTGCCGGGGCGAAGTATCACGCAGTCGCCGAAGAGGGTGTGCCGGTTCGAGAGATCGCAGAGGCAATCGGCCGGGGCTTGAAGATACCGGTCGTCGCCAAGTCCCCCGAAGAGGCAGCCGATCATTTTGGCTGGCTCGGTTTCTTCGCTGGTATGGACGGTCCAGCTTCAAGCGCGTTGACGCAGCAACGGCTGGGATGGAGTCCGACACAGAAGTCTGGGCTCATTGCTGATCTCGATCGCGCGAGCGCTTTCGGAGGTTGA